TGCTCGTTGTTGTCGCTGCAGTCCACGATGAACGGTGCTTCGCCGGTCAGTTTCGACGACCAGAGATTTTTCTCGTACCGTTCATGGGCTTCGTCGATGATCTGGTTCGTCGCCTGCAGGATCGGTTGTGTGCTGCGATAGTTCTCTTCCAGCGTGACGATCGTTGTGCCCGGATACGCCTGGGGGAAGTCCAGAATGTTGCGCACGGTCGCCGCCCGGAACGAATAAATCGACTGGGCATCATCGCCCACGACCGTCAGGCCTTCCCCTTCGGGAGAGAGGTTTTTCAGAATGCCCGACTGCAGCACGTTCGTATCCTGATACTCGTCCACCAGAACTGCTTCAAACTGACCGCGGAGCAGCTTGCCGCCGGCGGGATCTGCGGCGAGGGCATGCCAGAAGATCAACAGGTCGTCGTAATCGAGGATGTTCTGTTTCTCTTTGCGATCGACGAACGCCTGGAACAGTTTTTTGAGATCGTCGACATGCTCCAGACACCAGGGATAATGCTGTTCCAGAATCGGCTCCAGCTTGGAACACGTATTCACACAGCGGCTGTAGATTTCCAGCAGGGTCCCTTTACGGGGAAATTTCTTGCCGTTGTTTCCCAGCTCCAGTTCGCTGCGGATCGAACTCATTAAATCTTCGCTGTCACTGCGATCGATGATGGTGAAATCATCGGGCAGGCCAATCGCCTGACCGTAGCGTCTGAGCAGACGGGCCGCCGTTGAGTGAAACGTGCCCCCCCAGATACTTCGCGAGCGGGCCTCCGCGACCGAACGTTCGCGGCCCGCGCCCAAAGCGCGAAGCAGGTTATCGACGCGGCGGATCATTTCGTTCGCAGCCCGCCGGGAGAAGGTGAGCAAAAGAATCCGGCTGGGATCAATGCCTTGCGAAATCAGGTAGGCGACGCGATGCGAAAGTGTGGTCGTTTTCCCTGTACCGGCACCAGCGATAATCAACAGTGGACCGGTATCGTGACAGGCAGCCGCCCGCTGCTCCGGGTTGAGCTGTTGAAACAGTTCTTCAAGTTCTTGTGGGATTTCTGACATCCGTGCCTCGCCGCGGTCCTGAGAAAATGCTGAATGGCCTGTTCTCTATTTTCGCGGCAGAGGCTTTTATCGCAAGGGGCGGATCTGAAAAATGTGGCGGAACAACTGTTTTTCCTCAAGGTTAGACCGTGATTTACAGCTCTCGCAGCCTCACATTGCGATAATGCACCTGATTCACCAGATTTCCGTGAATCTGTAGTGCGATGATCCCCTTGAGTGGAATGCTGGGATCTTCTTCGGTGAAGTCGACCGTTTGCACTCCATTGATCCAGAGTTGAATCCGTGGGCCTTCACAGCGAATGCGGTAGGTATTCCAGTCATCCATGCGAACCGGGAAATCCCGTTTTTCTTTTTCAGGGCCGGCTAGAATTTTCTTACGGCGTGATTCATCGTACAGGCAGCCCCAGTAACCGGTACCGAGGTCCGCCTGGTAACCGCTGACTTCGTGGTGATCGGGAATTTCCGCTGTGCGAATCTGAACGCCCGCGTTGGTTTTATCACCGAGTAACTTGAATTCGAGCTTCAATTCGAAATCGTCGTATTCCTTATTCGAACGCAGAAACTCATTCCGTTCGACTTTTTCAGTCAAACTGCCGGCAACGATCTCGCCGTTTTCAATGCGGAAGATTTCTTCATTGCCGTGCCAGCCGTCAAACGATTTACCGTCATACAGAGATTGAAAGCCAAGCTCTTGTTCATGCTGTTTCGCCTGTGCTTTCACACGATCCAACTGTTGTGCAGCTCGCTGTTTCAAATTGTTATTCGAAGTTGTAGCAACCACCTGCTGCAGTGCGTGTAACAACAGGTCATCTTCAATGGGCGTGCCGCGTTCTGCCCAGGAGACAATGGTGGCAGCAGCGGGCACGTTGAGCTGTTTGTCGCCGAGTAGTTCAATTGTATAACTCACCGCTTGTGGCGTCGGATAGCGACGCAGCACTTCGAACACGAGTTTCTTTTCATCGTTCCGCTCGGCATTCGCCAGTGTATTGCGGCAGACTTCGAGCCGTTTTTCGGGTGTCATGTTGAGCTGGCGCGCCACGCGGATGTATCCACGCAACGCACGGATTTTGTATTTACGGTTCTCCAGATTTTTCGCCAGATCCAAGAGCGGCGGCGCGACGTCAATCGTGACCCATTTGCCGAGCAGGTCCGTGGCCGTATTCTGCAGTGCGTCCTCATTGGAACGGGCCGCTTTCACGACGGTCTTGAGCGCCGTCTCACCGCCGATGGCTGCCAGCTGTTTCAGCAACTGTTGCTGTTGTTCGATTGAAGCCCCTTTCATGGCAACGGCCAGCGTATTTGCAGTCTCTTCTAAAGGCAAACGTGCACAGGCGGCTTTGAGAGCGGCACCGGTGTTTGCGTCACCGGGATTCTTCAACGCGAGTCCGATCAGTTTCGAAAGATCGGCAGACGATGTCGTGCCACCGAGTGCGGCAATGGCCGCCTGTTTGACTTCGGGATTGGAGTGACCCACCAATTGCAGCACGGATGGCGTGAGCGAACTGATGCGGCATTCGCCCGCCAGTTGCAGACCCGCGAGTTGCTCAGGCAGTGCTTCATTTTCGACCAGTTTACGTGTGTTGGTTTCGATGAATGTTTTGACCTGGGATGCAGGCTGGCTGGAACTGAATTTCACAATCACCGATTCAGCCGCACCCCCGATTTCGGGATTGTTCTGTTTCAAGAGACCAAACAGATCGCCGAGCACCTGGAGCTGGGCACTTTCATCGAGAGACACTTCAAGTTCACCCAGTGAATTGATCGCCTGTAATTGCAACGCACCTGAGCCTTTGGTGGCGGCTTCCCGCACCAGTGGTAGTGCTGCAGGATCGTGTTCAAGGCTCAACGCGGCGATGACGAGCGCTTTTCGTTCATCGGACAGACTGGGATAAGCGTTGATCAATGTGGAAGTCGAAACTTTTCCCAGATCGCGTGCCGCCTGCAGAGCAGAACGAAATTGCTTTAGATCATTTGCCTTGAGTTCTTCAGTTAACAGGTCGAGGCCCGCTTTGCCCTGGAGCACAATCGCCCGTTGTGTCGCTGCCAACTTGATATTTTCGGGCAGGTCTGACTTTCTGACTGCTTCTGCTAATTCGATTGCCGACTGCTTGTCTTTTCCTGCAAGAGATCGCGCACACATCAGGCAGGCAAAACCGACTTCGTTTTGTACTTTCGCATCTCCTTTGCCGAGCGCTGCCTGTAATGTGGTTGCGGCTGGTTTTGTGCCAATGGCGCCCAGTGCATGGGCGGCGGCGATCGCGACTTTGGCGTTTTTATCCGAGAGCAATTTTGCGAGTTCTGCCGTCGCGTTTTCATCTTTGCGTTTCCCAATCGAATTGATCGCGCCGACAAGCTGATCTCCTTTAACGGATTTGAGTGATTCTTCCAGTGCCTTGTCTGCCGCAGGGCTGGGAATGTTTTCCAGAGCCGAGCGAGCATAGGTCGCCAACTTTTCATCGCCCAGATATTTTGCGATCGCGGGAACCGATTTGGCATCACCAATCGCTGCCAGACGACGACAGGCCATCGCTTTGTCGTACGTACCTGCATCGGAATTCAGAACTTTGACCAAACGGGCGGCTTCTTCTGATTTCTCCGCGGCGGAAACCAGATTGGCTGAGTGAAACAGGCTGGCGGAAATCAAACAGAGCAGACAGAATCTGAACGAGAACATGAGTGGAAATCCCTCAAGTGATTAATATTGAATGAAAGTGGAAATCGTGTGACGAACAGCGGCGGAAACTAAACGGTCCACGGTTCCCGCATCGCGCGGCTCCGCATGCGATTCGCTTCGTCATCGTTCACAAATTCTTCCGTCACTGGATCGAACTGGACTTTGCGTCCCAGCTTCCAGGCAATCGCGGCAGCGTGACAGGCGATGTGCGAACGGGCCATCACGTCTTCATTGGCGGCCGGCTGCGAGCGGGTTTTCACACAGTTAAAGAAATCACGCACATGGAATTTGGGAGACGTTCCCGGAATCGAACTGGGCGACGGTAAAGACGCTCTAAGTTGATCCGAAGAAACAGCAGTCTGCCCGGAATCACCGGTCTCGACCCAGCCTGCTTCCCCTTCGAAGCGCACGGGACAAGTTCCGAGCCCCATCCAGCCATTGCGCCGCATGACGAGTTTCACGCCATTCTCATACATGCACTCAATGACGTTATCGTTGGGAACATCCTTGGGTTCATAGGTCACGGGCATGGTGTTGTCAGCGTCGAGTGCCCACTGGCAGATATCGAGCGTGTGCGCGCCCCAGTCGAGCAGTTTGGCACCGGAATCAAAATCGTAATGCCCGCGCCAGGCGCCGTCGACGTACGCGTGGTTATAAGGCCGCCACGGTGCGGGGCCAAGCCACATGTTCCAGTCGACAACTTCAGGATCGGGCTCAGGTTCGGCGGGTAGCCAGTCATGACGATCAATCAGTTGGTAGATCGAAGCGTGTACGGTATGAATTTTTCCGAGCTGT
This window of the Gimesia fumaroli genome carries:
- a CDS encoding ATP-dependent helicase produces the protein MSEIPQELEELFQQLNPEQRAAACHDTGPLLIIAGAGTGKTTTLSHRVAYLISQGIDPSRILLLTFSRRAANEMIRRVDNLLRALGAGRERSVAEARSRSIWGGTFHSTAARLLRRYGQAIGLPDDFTIIDRSDSEDLMSSIRSELELGNNGKKFPRKGTLLEIYSRCVNTCSKLEPILEQHYPWCLEHVDDLKKLFQAFVDRKEKQNILDYDDLLIFWHALAADPAGGKLLRGQFEAVLVDEYQDTNVLQSGILKNLSPEGEGLTVVGDDAQSIYSFRAATVRNILDFPQAYPGTTIVTLEENYRSTQPILQATNQIIDEAHERYEKNLWSSKLTGEAPFIVDCSDNNEQADFVVQQVLEHREAGIPLQKQAVLFRASNHSLPLEVELARRNIAYHKYGGLKFIETAHVKDLMAYLRLAENPRDAVSGLRVLTLLPGIGQKKAQQLLNVLAESQFRFDVWSEFKPPAATVEHWPLFVRLMNNLASPQSEKKGISAEVHQVRTFYAPILDQQYDNASARQRDLEQLEQVASRFSSRMSFLEEITLDPPSSTQDVATGSDKADDDFLVLSTIHSSKGLEWDAVYVLQAADGSIPSEMSLESEEEIDEERRLFYVALTRAKNWLYVCFPHRQYFQNRRWNQAHSYAQLTRFVSSKTLSLFQRRPAFNAEDLDTPQEAQIETTAEDIRKNLRNMWTA
- a CDS encoding DUF1080 domain-containing protein, with the translated sequence MFSFRFCLLCLISASLFHSANLVSAAEKSEEAARLVKVLNSDAGTYDKAMACRRLAAIGDAKSVPAIAKYLGDEKLATYARSALENIPSPAADKALEESLKSVKGDQLVGAINSIGKRKDENATAELAKLLSDKNAKVAIAAAHALGAIGTKPAATTLQAALGKGDAKVQNEVGFACLMCARSLAGKDKQSAIELAEAVRKSDLPENIKLAATQRAIVLQGKAGLDLLTEELKANDLKQFRSALQAARDLGKVSTSTLINAYPSLSDERKALVIAALSLEHDPAALPLVREAATKGSGALQLQAINSLGELEVSLDESAQLQVLGDLFGLLKQNNPEIGGAAESVIVKFSSSQPASQVKTFIETNTRKLVENEALPEQLAGLQLAGECRISSLTPSVLQLVGHSNPEVKQAAIAALGGTTSSADLSKLIGLALKNPGDANTGAALKAACARLPLEETANTLAVAMKGASIEQQQQLLKQLAAIGGETALKTVVKAARSNEDALQNTATDLLGKWVTIDVAPPLLDLAKNLENRKYKIRALRGYIRVARQLNMTPEKRLEVCRNTLANAERNDEKKLVFEVLRRYPTPQAVSYTIELLGDKQLNVPAAATIVSWAERGTPIEDDLLLHALQQVVATTSNNNLKQRAAQQLDRVKAQAKQHEQELGFQSLYDGKSFDGWHGNEEIFRIENGEIVAGSLTEKVERNEFLRSNKEYDDFELKLEFKLLGDKTNAGVQIRTAEIPDHHEVSGYQADLGTGYWGCLYDESRRKKILAGPEKEKRDFPVRMDDWNTYRIRCEGPRIQLWINGVQTVDFTEEDPSIPLKGIIALQIHGNLVNQVHYRNVRLREL
- a CDS encoding Gfo/Idh/MocA family protein produces the protein MTKNSALNRRDFIKTAAAASTVFSVPTIIPGTALGLNGTVAPSERIILGGIGIRRRGGYVLSHMLEQPDVRFVAIADVRADQRKTVKEMADKQNGDQKCETYRDFRELLARDDIDAVLIATGDRWHATASMLAAEAGKDVYSEKPCAISIELARKLQQTIQRTGRVFQAGTQRRNVSNFAHAANLAQTGQLGKIHTVHASIYQLIDRHDWLPAEPEPDPEVVDWNMWLGPAPWRPYNHAYVDGAWRGHYDFDSGAKLLDWGAHTLDICQWALDADNTMPVTYEPKDVPNDNVIECMYENGVKLVMRRNGWMGLGTCPVRFEGEAGWVETGDSGQTAVSSDQLRASLPSPSSIPGTSPKFHVRDFFNCVKTRSQPAANEDVMARSHIACHAAAIAWKLGRKVQFDPVTEEFVNDDEANRMRSRAMREPWTV